In Sesamum indicum cultivar Zhongzhi No. 13 linkage group LG1, S_indicum_v1.0, whole genome shotgun sequence, the sequence TTGTAAAACATGAGCGCCAGAGAAATGTAGTTAAAATCAGACCTCAAAATGATACACAAAAAGCTGATGTCAAATTGTGAGGTAGCCAATTGTAGTGAAGCCAGACAATGCTTAAAGTAAGAGACTCTTAAAAAGCTGAATAACTgaacttaaaaaaatctaCCACACTTGATCATACCCCTTTTGTTTTTAGCTCTAGTGAATTCCTTGGCCTTTTCAACTTCGGCAGCAGCCTTCTTCAAGagaactttttcttttttctctagCATCTCAAGAGTCTGCATACCAAGCCCCATCCTATAGTCAGACAATTTCcatggaaaaataatataaaccaaCCAAAGGTGAGTGGGAAGCATTAATTCCAGACATAAAGTGGGCAACATGTGAATAACCAAGGCACAAGAACACAAACTAGAAATATGTCTGATATAAGGTACCTAGTTGGATCACCTTCTATAACCAATCACACAGTAATTGAACTAAGAAGTATGTGGAACCCAAAAGCATTAACTAATACATGGTAAATTCTCATAACCAAGTTAAGAATCAGTTATGgttaaaacatattaaaattgatatctCCAACTCCATCTGATAATAGATGCACTCAGAGGAAATCATATCAGATGTTCACATAGCATTTGCCATTCACCTGACAATAGTCCAGAAGAAGGAACAAAAACTATAGCTAACTACCATAAAAGTTCAAATACACACATGCATGGTGTGTGTCTTTAAAATTTCGTGCATTAAATACAATCATTCACctagcttttttctttttaaacaGTTCACGAAAAGTATATTGTAGCACCCAAGATCAGATAATCTTAGACTCAGCTACATTGTTAACCAAGAAACCACTCTACAACCCAACTTAATGCAAGATGAGCAATGTCAGTGTGTGGAAGAAAATCACAACtatacatcaaattattagTACAGCATTCAAATTTTGGCAAaaccagaaaaacaaaatgctTAAACTAAATGACGGATCAAATATCATACCTCGTTTAACTTGTCTAATGTTGCCAAAGCATTCGTCTCTTGCTTAGGCTTTCCAAAAATTCGCGTAAACATTGTCGATTATTTGTAtacaaactattattatttacggaaaaattaaaaaaatattcggAATCCCTAAACCCTGCAgcaaaaatgaaaggaagcaTCAGTTCGATCCCTGATTATGAGCAACCCGACTAAACAAAAACcgaaataattaacttaaacaATACAGAAATAATCATCGTGtcaatcaatattttgaattcatcTTCACATTCTCACTAACCTGTGGATTCAACCGATGCGAACCAGCCTTAATTATCCcggtgaatattttttacagattcaacttttttgagaaatttggtgAATGTggaagaatttatttatatatacaagaaATTAAAGTCGCCATTCCGTAGACGCTTGCGAATTTTAGATCGCTTGGGTTGGAGGTATCCGGTGACTGACTGACCAATTGGATACGGAATTGGGTAGTATTTcctgaaaatttcattttggtCCTGAAAgtttgctttaattttaatttggtccccatatttttagaatatgtaaataagtttcttttgcattttcattctttttggCCCATAGTCCTGCATCACTTTTAATAAGATGGACCTTGGATGTGGATTGGcaattaagtttaataatcATCTTgctttatttgaataatatggGCTTTGTtcgggataattacacttttggcCTCCAAATATTACCATTTATTCGATTTTGGTCCTCCAATATAGGTCCGTTATAATTTTGGTACTCaaacatctattttttttacactttcCGTCCTTGTCGTCATCTTTCCGTCAAACTTGACGGAGGAGCCTCACGTGAGGTGGAAAATGGACGgaaattagcaaatttttcTCTCCAAATTGAAGGTCTTCCcttattttttgtcttctaTGTTACTATGCTCATTTCCATACACCCCAACACCATTTTTCTTTCCCAAAAAGCAACAAAAGCTCCCAAATAAGTAAACAAAATATCCCCATAAAAAACTGTGAATATAGAGTGtccaacaaaatttgaaaatctgTAATGCATAAAACTACCCACAAAATCTATAATGCATAAGTTTGTAAAGCTGTAGTAAACAAAATATGCCCAGCAAAATCAACTCTAAAAATAATGCATAAAACCTTATAAGCAAAAAGGCGTTACTTCCTGCTTTTGAAACATTGTGCCCAAATGCTTGAAAATAGATTTTGTGTTAGACAATTACAttctaacataaaatttatgcatTATATTTAGAGGTTTTTTTGTTGCATATTTTGTTTACAATAGTTTAACACATTTATGCATTATAGATTTTCAGATTTTGTTGGGCATTATATATGGTTTTTTTGTTGggcatattttatttacttattttggagcttttgttgtttttttagaGCAAAAAAAATGGTGTTAAGGTGTATGCATAGAAGAACGAGAAAAAGGGAAGACCTTCAATTTGGGGGGAAAAATATGCTAATTTCCCTCAATTTTCCCCATCATGTGAGTCACATGTGAGGCTTCTCCGTCAAATTTGACAGAAATATGACGGCAAGGTCGgaaagtgtaaaaaaaaaaaaaatggatgtttgaggatcaaaattataacGGACCTATGTTGGAGGACAAAAATCGAATAAGTGGTAATATTtggggaccaaaagtgtaaattATCCCGGCTTTGTTCCAAAGCTTTAATGTGTAATTCTTTTTAGCAAACAAGTGTGACATCCCCTTCATAATCACGTTCAATTACCCTGAATTGAGAAAACGTGGAGTTTCTATCTATTACAAAACATAAGATATCAATTCAGTCCCAACTTAATATTCTTGTATCTATATAACTAAAGCTCCCGACTCAATATGGCACTGCTGATCCACCTATAAGGCTGACAACTAGATTACAACTTAAAAAACACCACAATATAGAaggaaaatatcaattttttttctatttcaaataaaatttctgtTAAATTTAACTGAAAAGTTAACGGAAGGACAAAAAGcgccaaaaaattaaaatttgaaaataaaaattacaactttaaattgattgaaaactaaaattatattaataactatatttgagaacaaaaaatgaacttATCAAACCAAACAATCACCTGTAATTGAAATGAGATTGGGATGAAATGCCAAACTATCCCctaatactttttttactGTTTTTATATAGCTTACACTATcatttttttgatattgttgtaattacaCGTATATTTTAtctgatataaaaaattatatataatatttatttttatttaataaataaataaataaatttattagttaaaatttatcaaatttgctgatattaccAACAATATTGAACGAGATTCATATTTAActctgatttatttatttctcacttattacaggtcaaaaaaatattttttcaaccaaaatccttataaaaatgcaaatatatattatcactgcattattataataaaatgtacGAAATAGTttggccaaaatatttatttaatttataataaataaaaaataatataaattttcattcaatatttttttattgaataaaaaatttaacttataaaatatttatgtattaaataaaaacaaacatcaaattactttatatattttttaaatgacttTTGGTCAATTGAACAAAATCTCATTGCTATTGTGATTGAAAAGTTTTGAGTCATAAACCCCTTCTCTTCTGATTCATCGTGTTCGCTTTCATCTTTTTTACTCAAGGGTGCCTCCTCATTCCTTCACAAATAAAAACCCGATAATTCAATCCAATTATTCGAATTTATTTCTGATCTACCTCAGGAATTGttattttgatcttatttttttgttccaGCTTAACAGATACAGTGATGGATTTTGTGAAGGTCTTCGATCAAACTGTCCGCGAAAtgtatatttctctttctatctcgTTTTCTGGATTCCTTATCTTATTCAgcttgtatattaattaatttcaccTGGTTCTATTTTTCTCCATGTACACACAGAAAGAGAGAAGTGAATTTGAAGGTTTTGAAGGTTCCGGAGATCGAACAGAAggtatttgttaatttataggATTATTTCTGAGTTCAACTTGTCGATTATTTGTGTTTGATGCAGGTTTGGTTATGAATGAAGTGATTAGTTCGAGAATTCTGTTGACAGTTTACTGTTGTCAGTTTATTAGGAATttacacaatattttaatctacTAATAGCCGATGGGGTAAGCGGTACTCTGTATCGCTCTGCATAAGAAATATGTTATGTGATATCATTTTGACATGTTAAATGGTTTCTGCTGATACTGATGGGGGAAGTGGTATTCGGCGGGAGATGTTCCATGTCGTTTGAGGtgtattacaataattttaacattatgaAACAAGTATGTTGTAATatgctaaagaatttatagACGTAGCAATGATATTACCTGAATATACAAGTACCACAAGTTACCATCCTAGTATTTGGTACATTGTAAAAACATTTtgcatcaaatattaataactttAAACATAATGTAATTGTCAGACTTAAATTtccaagaagaaagagagaaagacgTTCATTGGTATGAAATGCAACATTCACAAATCCAGaaccccctcccccccacacccccccaaaaaaaaagaaagaagtaaaaattccATTATAGGCTTCGAATATAACATCCAATACAACTTGGTATTATCACGATAATATTCGATTCAACCAATGATATCAAGATCTCTCTCATACAAAATCTAATATCAAGATTTTCATGCCCAAGTTGGATACTATTGGCAATACATGTAACGGCAGGAAATAATATACAGCTTCATTTTTCTCGAATAGGACCATTAATATTATAGGATACTGATACTTTCAACTATGGGTAATGGGAGAATAAGCTTCATTACGTGAAACAAATTGAATTTCGCTGCAACTGGGTTGATCTAGTTTCTGGCTGCTTCTTGTGAAAAGTGACTGGGAGTTATTCTCTTCAAAGGTTTTGCAACGCTTACCGAGATCATGTTGCTTAGCTCAGTTGTTTGTCCTGAGacattattatatgattgaagACTAATCAACACTAAAACTTGGAAACTTCGCACTCATACGCTCTCTTTCTCTACTTATCTATGCTGACAATCACCTTTCGATAGTGAAGAAAGTAAAGAGTCCTTTGGTAATATTGTGTGAATACTTCCATCATCTTGATTGGGGCCTGCGAGGGATTCAGTAGCCAAGAAGATAAAGAGCCATACCATCTTCAATGGCATATGAATTGGATTGTatctatttctttatattttatatagaggTGGTGAACATCTTTGATCTGTTACATGCATACATGGTTTGTCGATGGGACAACATAACCTCTTTTTATCACGACACATCCTGATTTTCTGCAAAAAATTCTGGTATCAATTGGTAAACTGATGCgctatttatttaacttattagATTATATAGATATTCCATTAGTCTACTTTGTATTGAAATGGTGgcattatatattaatgcattttttacttttctatttGAGTTAGGTTTTAGATGCAACAGATGATGCACCTTGGGGTCCGCATGGCACAGTATTGGCAGAGATAGCACTGGCCACAAAGAAATTGTACTGATTTTTCATCTcacatatttatgtaaatttcatcatcttcttctatGCTATAAGTATATAAAGAATGACCTGATTTGCTTTCCAACTCACATGTCTGATATGTTGAGATATAATGCAGCAGTGACTGTCAGATGGTTATGAATGTCCTGTGGACAAGATTGACTGAGACTGGCAAGAATTGGCGTTTTGTCTACAAGGTAGCAGTGGGAATTTTCTGTATAGCAACTTACTTACATGGTTGAATGAGTAAACTGACTTCtgtgtttttctttgtgttttaCAGTTTTACATCTATTCTGATCTTTCCATTTCCTATTTGGTGACCTTTGAAAAGATTGGGAAAGAACTAATATTTCTCTGTGTTAGGCATTGTCTGTCATAGAGTATCTGGTGGCACATGGATCTGAACGTGCTGTTGATGACATAATAGAACATACTTTTCAGATATCTGTATGTATCTTCTTTCCTCTTTATGcctttatttatacattatcTAAAGATGAACGCGAATAGTtagattattaattgttaatggAGTATGCCAATCTTGTTTTTATTCATACTGATTTCTTCcttcttccattttttcatttctccaGTCTCTGGCGAGTTTTGAATATGTAGAGCCAAGTGGGAAGGATGTGGGGATTAATGTAAGAAAAAAGGCTGAGACTATTGTGAAGCTTCTAAATGACAAAGACAAAATACAAGAAGTAAGGGACAAAGCTGCCGCCAACCGTGAAAAGTAAGCCCATGGTTTGAGATTAATATTGTGTTTATTGCTTCTACGCCTCTTTTTTCTGTTGCTTTCCTAATGGGTGTTGTGGATTTACTTTGCTGTTACTTTTCAGGTATTTTGGACTTTCATCATCTGGAATAACATACAAGTCAGGTGCAGCTTCATTCAGTAGCACTAACTTTAAGAGTAGTGATAGATATGGAGGATTTGGTAATTCAGGAGACAATGAAACATTTAGGGGTAGTTATAAGGATAGGGATCGATATGGTGAAGATAAGTATGAGAAGACTACAAAATCAAAGGAAGAGCCTCCTCGCCATGGCAGGTCTGTGTTATCCCGTCTATTGCTGCAGTGTGACTCATAGAGTTCCCTTTATTTTCTGTAGAGTGTTCTTAGCCCATGTTTGATTTTGAGTGAACTACAaatgtttgtttgatttttagtTTGTATGTTTTTTGGTGCAGGTGGATACTATATTatctttcaaattatttctctTTGTGAATGCACTTTACTCACTGTTCTTGCACATCTGTAATGAAGTTATGAATTATACTCAAAAAGTAATTTCACTTGAaagtttcttcttttctgGATCTGTTTGGCTCTCCCTCAGCTTGGCCTTTGGTTCTGGGGCCTTGCATAAGTTGCAAACACATCAGCAATTTACAGATCAATGTGTATTTTCAATTGAACTAAAgagtaaaaaatttgatttatctATGGGGCATAAGTTTCGTGCCGAGATTTTCTTGTGTTACTGATTTAGTCATTGCTTTCTTTGATAGTATCTCAGCTTTATTCTCTCTAAATTCGAGCAATGTTTTGCAGCAACGAACAAGAGTCTCCTGCCAGTGGTGCATCAAGAATAAGAACAAAAACTAGCAAGCCAGATGAATATGCTTCAGTTCCCTCACAAAATGCATCGTCAACCAATTATGATGaagattttgatgattttgatCCACGGGGGAGCTCGAGTTCTAGTAAGTTTAGAAGTTTCTAAGTGATTTCTATATCATTATGCTGTGgagaaaactttttgttttactGGCAGAGGGTGGACAAAACGGCTGCACATTCTCCCAACTGACATATTGCTTTATTTTCAGTCACCTTTAACTGAAATTTAAAAGctgttaatttttatggaAATATACCATGGCATTTGGAGGCAGCTGTAATGATGAAAGTGTAGCGGAGGAAAAAAATGCTTCTGTCCACTTTCCCATAAACCCACGATAACAGAGTGAAACACTCGAAAACTAAAGAAAGAACTTCTTAAAAACTAAGATTAAATAGCTTTTTCTTGGTCTCAATTCAACTACGATTCAGGACCTCTATGTACCTCCTGGCATGCCCACACCGCTACGACCTCCAATATTGAACTTAAATACCGCACAAAGAAAGGTTTTGTAGCATGTAACAATAGTGCGATTTCTCCTTAAACTTGGTACAAGAAAAGTCAATACAATGCTGGACTGTTTTGCATTTCAATTTACTTTGGTTCTGCATGAGATGGTCCAAGTTTTGTATTGATAACAGTATGCATGACCTGCTATAGCCACCCTCTTTCCTGCTGCAGTTTTCCTGATAGAGTTGTTGACTGGAGAAATAATGCTATGCCTACCAGGACCTGAATcttatttgttgtttctttgctGCATACAGAACCTTCTCCTGGAAGCAACCAAGTGGATCTTTTTGGgcaaaattttgttgatctTTTGGATGCACCAATATCTGTTCCATCAAATAAGTCTACTTTGTTGGACAATGATCCATCAGAAGGTGATTTATTTGCCGATGCTGATTTTGTATCGGCAACACCTAAACCAGAAGCTGGGGAAAGTCCTGTGACTCAGGTAAGGCTTCCACCTGCATGTTAGAAAGATTAAGGGACATCATTACTCTAAATTGGCAAACATAATGATCGTATAGTTTCTCTGCCCTACATGATTCACTCTTGTGCATGCATGAGGGGTCCATCTGTGTTCGTATCCTTTTCAGTGCATGAGCGAGCTCCTTCCTACGGGGCATTGAAGTGAGTAAAGGTTGGTTGTTGAGAATCTCTCCAGTGCCAGGGCCAGCTGCCTTGTTTGTCGATCaatttctcatatttttcCCTGTAAAATTGAATGAGTGTCCTCAAGTCACCAGAGCTAGGAACTTTAGGTAAGTTGCTAATTCTGTAGAGAGATATTGAAGGATGTGAAAGACGACAGTGGAAGCTGCCATGAATGTTTTCTTCTGAACCTTAGTAGTGTTAGGTAGATGACGGGACTTACTGGTCCTAAACTAGGCTATGATTTATTTGTCAGGCATATTGTGGTTTCTTGTTCTTAGCTACTTAGTGCCTCCTTTATGGTAAATTGTGAAACAAGCACTCATAATGATCTTGTCTTTCCTTTATTGAGAATGTGGccttttctcttattttggCGGCTCGGGTAGCAGACTGTGCTCGTTagcattatttttaagatttgaaTATGTTTTCTTTAGCATTTTTAATGCTAAGAAATGCTTAGGCCTTCCCCTTGAGTTAATGAATATGGTCCATTTGTGCAGACAAATTTTGATCCATTTGCGTTCCAGTCTAGTCCTGCTGTTTCTACGACAATGGATTTTTTTGCAGTTCCTGGTCCCGTGTCCCAGCCTGACAAGAAGGCTTCTAACTCTGATGGAACTACTACTGCAGTAGATCCGTTTGCTGCAGTTCCACTTGCCAACTTTGATGGATCCGATCCTTTTGGGCCATTCACTTCTCATACAGATCCTTTGCCAACAGTATCTAACAAAAGTTCTCCTAGTGATGGAAGCCATGGGAACATGAATGGATCTTCAACTGAAACCAAGTCAACACCCAAGAAGGAAGGATTTCAAGTCAAATCTGGAATATGGGCTGATTCTTTAAGCCGTGGATTGATTGATCTAAATATAACAGCACGTAAGTACTTCTTCACTGGCAGCTTGCACTATGTTAGTTTGCCACAATGCATTGCTAGTTGATCAGCAGCTTATGGTTTATGCTGATACTTTTATCCAATCTTGGCAGCAGCCAAGAAGGTGAACCTAGCAGATGTTGGCATTGTCGGAGGATTGACTGATGGGTCAGAAGAAAAAGACAAGGGGCCTTTGCCTCCATTTTACATGGGCCAAGCTATGGGCACCGGATCTGGAATAGGAAAATCTGGGTTCACATCAACATCAAAAGGCAACGACTTCTTCTCAAGTCTAGGCAGCCAGCAATACCAATTTGGGGGCTTTCAGAAATGAGTTACGTTTCTCGCGAAACGCTATTACTTGTTTCCACAATTCTCACTTGCAAATATCAACAAGGATTGGATTGGGCATGATATAAGACGGATGATGTTTTTGTATACCCTCTGTGGATCTCCCATATTTATAGTGTTTGTTGCTCGTATATGCATCTGAGCCGAGTTGTCGCTCTTGCATTTGGTTGGAAACTCAGTTGTAGTCTTCTACTGGGAGTATGTATGGTCAACTTCTCTAAATTTGCTTTTGGTCTTcagtaattatactaaaagaTGGCCATTTTATCTGATTTTACTTGAATATTTGATTGTACGGTCTTTAACATCtacttaaaaaatgaaaatacgtATACATCCAATCCTCAAAAAGGTAACCCCTACAGTTAACCTTTCTATCACCTCACCACAAACAATGTGTGCACATTATAGAACGCAAACCCCAACTATTATCATTAACCAATTTTGATACATAAAGCACTATCTCTATATGACTGATTACACTTAGTTTtgtcaaaaataaatgaatagtCCCAATGTCAAACTACAAAAACGAAAAAGAAGTACAAAGATGGATACAACACCTGTAATAATCACTGTCACTGCCATACAGTATCGATCTAGTGCTATATCTACACAACTTGCAACCATTCTAAGACAAAAGATCCCAGTTACAAAAGTCACAGAGCAAAATAGCTGGAACAACTTGAACCTCAAAAACCAAACCAATGTGAATCAGCAGGTGGTTCAAGATGGACTGGTGGTCCAAGACACAAAGAGGTCAAGCAGAATCATACTGTCTTCTCTCTTCTTGTATAGACCGAAAAATTCTTGCAGCAGATTCAGTTGCAGATCTTGCATTATGAGGCACAACCTTGATCACTTGAGTTGTCTGCTCAGGCTCAGGCTGAGGCAGCTGGGGGCTAGAGTTAGTGTCGATAGCTGGAGACGTGGGGAATAGTGGTAGGATGTTTCTGCCTTCCACAATGCTGCTTGCTCGACCATCATGCAGTACATCAATAGGGCTACTTTCCGTGCTGGCTTGTACTTCCATATCTTTAGATACATGCACATTGTTCAAAGCCTCGGGAGAAGCTTGGTTGTTGTTGCTCGGCATAGCATATGACTTGTGAAGTTGGACGTTGACATTGGCTTCCCCGGTCGAAGCTTGACCTCGAATAGATGGGATGTTCATTTGGTCGACAGATGAGCCTGATAATGTCATCATTGGCATGCTGTATGGAGGAAAGTACCCATGAGGCCCAGCCAGGGGAAAAGTTGGCGGCCACTGATACTGAGGATGTGGAGCCGGAACTCCATATGCAGGACCCATTATATTACCCATCATTGGATTTGATCCAGGGGGCCCACAACCTCCGCAGGCTGGACCCACGAACCCAGGTCCAGGATATGGTTTATAGATTAGCCCTTCAGAAGGAGACATAACAGGAATTAACCAATGGTACCCATGCGGTTGGTTGAAACACCCCGGCCCAGCATTATGGTCGCTATTCATCGGTGGTGCTTGAGAGTTGCTGCTCACGGGCATGCAGCTTTGGGGAGGTACACCGGCTTGTGTGGAAGAAAAAGACCCTCGGCCAAGGGTATTTTCGGCCGAGCTTTCATTCCTGCGACTAGGCTTCTCTGATTCACCTTTTTCCTTGGAAACATCAGGAATAGCTGCTTTAACAGGATAATTCAACAGGGTTCTTTTTCCAGGTGTAGACTTCATTGGTTTGCCTACATAAGCTGAGTCGTCGAGCAAAAGATGTGGTGATGCAGCAATCAATCTCTGAACCTGGTAAAGAGTTGCGCACAAACGTGAGTAATAACAAAAGTACAGAATGTTAATCTTAAAACCgcttaaaccaaaaaataccATCACCTTCACCAATCTATGCAACTCAAATACTTGAACTGCAAAAACTCTTTGTTGACTGTGAAGCAGAAAAGAATAGGGTCAAAGCCATGCTGCAACCAAGTGAGAACAATCTAATCCCCAAAATATCATCTTCTCTCAAAGGAGAAATATAATTCATGAATATGCTATTAAGGAGgaataagaaaatatgcatAAGGTTCCTTCAATTTGTACAGGCACCATATTATTCCCAAATTGTCAACttcatacaagaaaataattcaacaCTAATGTTTCTTCCCCTCTAACATATTCTCCAGGAGGCTCTCCCTCTTGATCTTTGAATTTTGCTTCGCCCCGCACCTTCAAGACCTTCATTATTCCAAATATTGTTGTTTCTACTGCACTCACTTGGGGATATTTCGAGAAGATTCATGGTTCGTATTAGTATGATCATAACAACAACtaggaaaaaacaaagatgaaccaataaaagaaaatttggttATTAGGGGTTAAAACGATTGAACAAAAGCCAGTTTCCTGGTACATTTAGACGTATTCTTACACTCTCAGCCACCACATCAATGCCGATCAACTCTAGGAAGtacaaatacaaatcaacttatgcaaagaaaaaataggattttcatccaaatgcTCCACACAGCAAAGATAATATGATAGAACACATTAAGCTTCATAACTTACTTAGCAATAGCTCTTCTGGCTTTCCAGAAACGTTTCTGGCCGATTATTCCTACCACATCATCAGGTGTTATATCCGGCCTGGAGAGAGAATCCACACCAGAACTCTCAGACACACTGTCACCCCTCTCCAGTTTCCTCATCTGCAATGATCTACTCGACCCGTCTTCACGAGATTCTGTCTCATTACTGAGGTCATGGCAAATATTCTGATCTTCCGATGGTGATGACCTCACTGAAGTAGAAGAATTTCTTTTGTCTACTGTTGCAATGTTCTCCGACAAAACAGGTTCTGACTCAGCACAGAGATCTGTCTCAACATTGTCATCAGTCTTTAACCTGTCAACACTATCAGCAGGATTATCTCCTGGTTCATGGCACAAAGATGAATCAGTTTGCTTCTTCAGACCTTCAGCTTTTTCAATAGGTGATGAGTTTGAGATGGCTTTAACCCGGTCAGTCGAAAACTCTTCTGGATTCTCTTCTGTCTGGCATTTGCCTCCTTGCTTTTTCGATGGGTGATTGGAATTAGAATGGTTGGAGGGGGAGAGATTTTCCCTGTCATAAGTATATTTACCATATTCTTGACTTGGAACCGACTGGACGAAAATTGGGACTCTAAAGTCATCTTCATCCAACTTCTTTCTCTGCTTAACTTTTGTCAATGGAGTGCTCAAATCAGAATATTGGCTGTATTGTTTCTCAGATTGATGTCTATTAGGCAGCTGATAAGTGTAAAACATGCCCCTTTCATTTGCAAGTCCCTGCAGGCACAAGTTGTTAGTAACAACCCCGGTCAGGCAGTGGTAATATCTCCACAAGCTTAATGAGAGGAAAGTCTCccaaagaataaaataaaatttttcattcccTTTCATATATGAAGTCAGAACCTTTAAGCTGCCTACAGCAAAGGGAgaacacccccccccccccccaaaaaaaaaaaaaNNNNNNNNNNccccccccccccccccccaaaagaaaaaaaaaaccccaaacaaggaaaaaacaaactttctcgAACAAAGTTTGATTCATCTTCctagaattgaaataaaaaaactcacgagccaagaaaccaaaaaacGATAATGAGACAATAATTAGGCCTGATCAAACATTAGCAACATTCATAATCTTAAAACTTCAAACTGAAcccacaa encodes:
- the LOC105174562 gene encoding clathrin interactor EPSIN 1 isoform X1 — protein: MDFVKVFDQTVREIKREVNLKVLKVPEIEQKVLDATDDAPWGPHGTVLAEIALATKKFSDCQMVMNVLWTRLTETGKNWRFVYKALSVIEYLVAHGSERAVDDIIEHTFQISSLASFEYVEPSGKDVGINVRKKAETIVKLLNDKDKIQEVRDKAAANREKYFGLSSSGITYKSGAASFSSTNFKSSDRYGGFGNSGDNETFRGSYKDRDRYGEDKYEKTTKSKEEPPRHGSNEQESPASGASRIRTKTSKPDEYASVPSQNASSTNYDEDFDDFDPRGSSSSKPSPGSNQVDLFGQNFVDLLDAPISVPSNKSTLLDNDPSEGDLFADADFVSATPKPEAGESPVTQTNFDPFAFQSSPAVSTTMDFFAVPGPVSQPDKKASNSDGTTTAVDPFAAVPLANFDGSDPFGPFTSHTDPLPTVSNKSSPSDGSHGNMNGSSTETKSTPKKEGFQVKSGIWADSLSRGLIDLNITAPAKKVNLADVGIVGGLTDGSEEKDKGPLPPFYMGQAMGTGSGIGKSGFTSTSKGNDFFSSLGSQQYQFGGFQK
- the LOC105174562 gene encoding clathrin interactor EPSIN 1 isoform X3 encodes the protein MDFVKVFDQTVREIKREVNLKVLKVPEIEQKVLDATDDAPWGPHGTVLAEIALATKKFDCQMVMNVLWTRLTETGKNWRFVYKALSVIEYLVAHGSERAVDDIIEHTFQISSLASFEYVEPSGKDVGINVRKKAETIVKLLNDKDKIQEVRDKAAANREKYFGLSSSGITYKSGAASFSSTNFKSSDRYGGFGNSGDNETFRGSYKDRDRYGEDKYEKTTKSKEEPPRHGSNEQESPASGASRIRTKTSKPDEYASVPSQNASSTNYDEDFDDFDPRGSSSSKPSPGSNQVDLFGQNFVDLLDAPISVPSNKSTLLDNDPSEGDLFADADFVSATPKPEAGESPVTQTNFDPFAFQSSPAVSTTMDFFAVPGPVSQPDKKASNSDGTTTAVDPFAAVPLANFDGSDPFGPFTSHTDPLPTVSNKSSPSDGSHGNMNGSSTETKSTPKKEGFQVKSGIWADSLSRGLIDLNITAPAKKVNLADVGIVGGLTDGSEEKDKGPLPPFYMGQAMGTGSGIGKSGFTSTSKGNDFFSSLGSQQYQFGGFQK
- the LOC105174773 gene encoding protein EARLY FLOWERING 3-like, encoding MKRGKDEEKIMGPMFPRLHVNDTEKGGPRAPPRNKMALYEQLSIPSQRFSHQMLPLNPNNASLVPPSDQGLANERGMFYTYQLPNRHQSEKQYSQYSDLSTPLTKVKQRKKLDEDDFRVPIFVQSVPSQEYGKYTYDRENLSPSNHSNSNHPSKKQGGKCQTEENPEEFSTDRVKAISNSSPIEKAEGLKKQTDSSLCHEPGDNPADSVDRLKTDDNVETDLCAESEPVLSENIATVDKRNSSTSVRSSPSEDQNICHDLSNETESREDGSSRSLQMRKLERGDSVSESSGVDSLSRPDITPDDVVGIIGQKRFWKARRAIANQQRVFAVQVFELHRLVKVQRLIAASPHLLLDDSAYVGKPMKSTPGKRTLLNYPVKAAIPDVSKEKGESEKPSRRNESSAENTLGRGSFSSTQAGVPPQSCMPVSSNSQAPPMNSDHNAGPGCFNQPHGYHWLIPVMSPSEGLIYKPYPGPGFVGPACGGCGPPGSNPMMGNIMGPAYGVPAPHPQYQWPPTFPLAGPHGYFPPYSMPMMTLSGSSVDQMNIPSIRGQASTGEANVNVQLHKSYAMPSNNNQASPEALNNVHVSKDMEVQASTESSPIDVLHDGRASSIVEGRNILPLFPTSPAIDTNSSPQLPQPEPEQTTQVIKVVPHNARSATESAARIFRSIQEERRQYDSA
- the LOC105174562 gene encoding clathrin interactor EPSIN 1 isoform X2 yields the protein MDFVKVFDQTVREIKREVNLKVLKVPEIEQKVLDATDDAPWGPHGTVLAEIALATKKFSDCQMVMNVLWTRLTETGKNWRFVYKALSVIEYLVAHGSERAVDDIIEHTFQISSLASFEYVEPSGKDVGINVRKKAETIVKLLNDKDKIQEVRDKAAANREKYFGLSSSGITYKSGAASFSSTNFKSSDRYGGFGNSGDNETFRGSYKDRDRYGEDKYEKTTKSKEEPPRHGSNEQESPASGASRIRTKTSKPDEYASVPSQNASSTNYDEDFDDFDPRGSSSSKPSPGSNQVDLFGQNFVDLLDAPISVPSNKSTLLDNDPSEGDLFADADFVSATPKPEAGESPVTQTNFDPFAFQSSPAVSTTMDFFAVPGPVSQPDKKASNSDGTTTAVDPFAAVPLANFDGSDPFGPFTSHTDPLPTVSNKSSPSDGSHGNMNGSSTETKSTPKKEGFQVKSGIWADSLSRGLIDLNITAPKKVNLADVGIVGGLTDGSEEKDKGPLPPFYMGQAMGTGSGIGKSGFTSTSKGNDFFSSLGSQQYQFGGFQK